The following coding sequences are from one Frigoribacterium sp. Leaf415 window:
- a CDS encoding dihydrofolate reductase family protein has product MREAVRELKSRPGGPLRLGGSTFATDVVGCGLVDEYEFTVYPWVAGHGPYLLAGLPHPLDLTPTARHDLASGAVATTYRPRVLRG; this is encoded by the coding sequence CTGCGTGAGGCGGTGCGCGAACTGAAGAGCCGCCCCGGCGGCCCGCTCCGCCTCGGGGGTTCCACCTTCGCCACCGACGTCGTCGGCTGCGGCCTGGTCGACGAGTACGAGTTCACCGTCTACCCCTGGGTCGCCGGCCACGGCCCCTATCTGCTCGCCGGCCTCCCCCACCCCCTCGACCTCACCCCGACCGCCCGCCACGACCTCGCCTCCGGCGCCGTCGCGACGACGTACCGCCCGCGGGTTCTGAGAGGCTGA
- a CDS encoding restriction endonuclease → MTSVDHDSVSIVPIWPAFVVPVLHVLESGSTLHRKDLVDGAADDLQLSAPARAETLNSGGFRYEQRIGWAISHLTKAGWITRPSRAHYAISDEGRRGLAKYPGGFDYALGKAVFAPFWPERRSSESTPELQLDVQDAVDILDPVEQIADGISRIEDEVGIELLSRLRESHPDFFEQAVVDLLLAMGYGGAEQRGTRIGGSGDAGIDGVIDQDALGLDRIYVQAKRYKEGSNIGRETIQAFVGALQGFGATRGIFLTTSAFTPLAITYADNVQSRVILIDGQRLVALMIKYRVGVQVKKTYTAVEIDADFFD, encoded by the coding sequence GTGACATCCGTAGACCACGATTCCGTGTCCATCGTCCCGATCTGGCCGGCGTTCGTCGTCCCTGTCCTCCATGTTCTCGAGTCCGGTAGCACTCTCCATCGGAAGGACCTGGTCGACGGCGCTGCCGACGACTTGCAACTGTCAGCACCGGCCCGCGCGGAAACTCTTAACTCAGGTGGTTTTCGATATGAGCAACGCATTGGCTGGGCCATAAGCCACTTGACGAAGGCCGGTTGGATCACGCGTCCTTCGCGAGCCCATTACGCGATCTCGGACGAGGGCCGTAGGGGACTCGCGAAGTACCCCGGTGGCTTTGATTACGCTTTGGGCAAGGCTGTCTTTGCCCCGTTCTGGCCAGAACGTCGAAGCAGCGAATCGACTCCTGAGCTCCAGTTGGACGTGCAAGACGCCGTAGACATCCTCGACCCGGTCGAGCAGATCGCCGATGGCATCAGCCGCATCGAGGATGAGGTTGGCATCGAACTGCTGTCGCGGCTTCGAGAAAGCCACCCGGACTTCTTCGAGCAGGCCGTGGTCGATCTGCTGCTTGCAATGGGTTACGGAGGTGCGGAGCAGCGCGGTACTCGAATCGGCGGGTCGGGCGACGCGGGCATCGACGGTGTCATCGATCAAGATGCCCTTGGTCTTGACCGTATCTACGTCCAGGCCAAGCGGTACAAAGAGGGCAGCAACATCGGGCGCGAAACCATTCAAGCCTTCGTAGGCGCCTTGCAAGGTTTCGGCGCAACTCGAGGAATCTTCCTGACAACCAGTGCCTTCACGCCACTCGCCATCACCTACGCCGACAACGTCCAATCACGGGTGATTCTGATTGATGGGCAGCGACTCGTAGCCTTGATGATCAAGTACCGCGTGGGCGTGCAAGTCAAGAAGACGTATACAGCCGTTGAGATCGACGCCGACTTCTTCGACTGA